In Lysinibacillus sp. FSL M8-0337, the following proteins share a genomic window:
- a CDS encoding ABC transporter permease subunit yields MKKKIALISSSVLVLLLIVMALFAPWLAPNDPYATNMALKLQGFSTDYPLGTDYLGRCVLSRLLYGARVSLFIALSVLVVTLFISMFVGLLAGYVGGIVDLVLMRLCDIFLAIPDFVFALVIVGALGGGIRNMFIAIVLVSWVGFARIIRNMVRSLKESTYVQYARTIGVPKWKIMIRHIVPFVFPQIFLLKLIGLGSTILLISELSFLGLGVSAPMAEWGMMISDSKTYLMSHPMLMFLPGIMISLTVLILNWFGDALREAMDPKAI; encoded by the coding sequence ATGAAAAAGAAAATAGCGCTTATAAGTAGTAGTGTGCTTGTGTTATTGCTGATTGTCATGGCATTATTTGCACCGTGGCTTGCCCCAAATGATCCTTATGCGACTAATATGGCATTGAAATTACAAGGCTTTTCTACTGACTATCCATTAGGTACCGATTATTTAGGGCGCTGTGTGTTATCGCGTTTATTATACGGGGCACGTGTATCTCTTTTTATCGCGTTGAGTGTACTTGTCGTAACATTGTTTATTAGCATGTTTGTCGGGCTGCTTGCTGGTTATGTTGGAGGTATTGTCGATTTAGTATTAATGCGTCTTTGCGACATTTTTCTAGCGATTCCTGATTTCGTGTTTGCACTTGTCATTGTTGGAGCGCTGGGTGGCGGTATACGGAATATGTTTATCGCCATTGTGCTTGTGTCATGGGTGGGCTTTGCACGGATTATTCGCAACATGGTGCGGTCATTAAAAGAGAGTACGTATGTGCAGTATGCGCGTACAATAGGAGTTCCGAAATGGAAAATTATGATAAGACATATTGTACCTTTTGTATTTCCACAAATTTTTTTATTGAAATTAATTGGTCTTGGCTCAACGATTTTACTGATTTCTGAGTTGTCATTTTTAGGTTTAGGGGTATCAGCACCGATGGCAGAATGGGGCATGATGATTAGCGATAGTAAAACGTATTTGATGAGTCATCCGATGCTCATGTTTCTACCAGGTATTATGATTTCATTAACTGTTCTGATTTTGAATTGGTTTGGCGATGCACTTCGAGAGGCAATGGATCCAAAAGCCATATAG
- a CDS encoding ABC transporter permease has translation MGSFLAKRLGSMLLAFFGMTIIAFGLIRVIPVDPVEAYFTMNQIPISEEALASMREEEGYNRPLLVQYSTWLVDAMTLDFGESFVSKKSVTAELLQRFHVTLTLAATAFIIIVTVSFTVGIWSATKRGGFIDWLSRSFIFTLASMPSFWLAFVFVYIVALKWGLLPLMGWGSFAHVILPAGTLALGFIPYYIRLIRSSMLEEVNKPHVVFARARGVKESVIIRRHIVKGILPQLVTSLAMTCGGLLGGAAIIEIVFTISGVGRFVVESMFARDYFVLQGFIVMIGGLYIVFNFVADILCALVDPRVRLKGDGA, from the coding sequence ATGGGGTCATTTTTAGCGAAGAGATTGGGTAGCATGTTATTGGCGTTTTTTGGTATGACCATCATAGCATTTGGATTAATTCGTGTTATTCCAGTAGATCCGGTGGAAGCCTATTTTACAATGAATCAAATTCCAATATCAGAAGAAGCACTTGCATCTATGCGTGAGGAAGAGGGCTATAATCGCCCTTTGCTCGTGCAATATAGTACTTGGTTGGTAGATGCTATGACGTTGGATTTTGGTGAATCATTTGTATCGAAAAAGTCAGTAACAGCTGAACTTTTGCAACGTTTTCATGTGACGCTGACACTTGCAGCAACCGCGTTTATTATTATTGTTACGGTTAGTTTTACGGTTGGTATTTGGTCTGCTACTAAGCGAGGTGGGTTTATCGATTGGCTTAGTCGTTCGTTTATTTTTACACTCGCATCTATGCCGAGCTTCTGGCTTGCTTTTGTTTTTGTCTATATCGTGGCATTAAAATGGGGATTGCTTCCTCTAATGGGGTGGGGTAGTTTTGCACATGTCATTTTGCCTGCTGGAACGCTTGCACTCGGTTTTATTCCTTACTACATTCGGCTTATTCGATCCAGCATGCTGGAAGAAGTCAATAAACCACATGTAGTCTTTGCAAGAGCCCGCGGTGTGAAAGAGTCGGTCATTATACGGAGGCATATTGTGAAAGGGATTTTACCACAGCTTGTTACTTCGCTTGCGATGACATGTGGTGGATTGCTTGGGGGAGCGGCTATTATTGAAATTGTTTTTACAATATCAGGAGTCGGGCGATTTGTTGTAGAGTCGATGTTTGCTAGAGATTATTTTGTGCTACAAGGCTTTATCGTAATGATTGGTGGGCTATACATCGTCTTTAATTTTGTTGCAGATATATTGTGTGCACTTGTTGATCCAAGGGTAAGGTTAAAAGGAGACGGAGCATAA
- the nikA gene encoding nickel ABC transporter substrate-binding protein, translated as MRKLSSFLLIFALSIVAACGNLEDKKQSTSSNPKSVLTMSWVKDIGQVNPHMYAPNELFAQAMLYDPLVSYGEDGKIQPALAAEWEMTADGKSYTFTLRDDVMYSDGSKLTAENVKRNIDTVVENSAAHSWLEVVAVIDNVEIVDERQVKINLKEPYYPFLQELSLIRPLRMLADSGFPASGTTKDGIAKPIGSGPWILTDYQQDSFAEFTRNENYWGEKPKLKKVIVKIIPDAQARMMALEKGDIDLIFGSGQLAPAEYQALQKTGKYQTMISEPSSTRILSFNTTYGVTQDKNVRLALQHAFDRQTMIDYVLAGLEQEAYTLFAPGFPFSDIKLEHYTYNIEKATQILEEAGWVLESGSTFRTKNGQTLTLVIPYNSGDQVHKTIFEYLQSAWREIGVDVQLIGEEDQLFKMRSKTGQYNIIMNDTWGVPYDPHMYIRTMTGDKQIGYYAQKGLAVSEQLTANIAKVIRSTDEGQRRALYESIFQTIHEEAIFMPLSYRTNYLVANNALANLSFSMQQYEVPLKNFEVK; from the coding sequence ATGAGAAAATTGTCTAGTTTCCTACTTATCTTCGCATTGAGTATAGTAGCTGCATGCGGAAATTTAGAGGATAAAAAACAAAGCACAAGTAGCAACCCAAAAAGTGTACTGACCATGTCTTGGGTCAAAGATATTGGTCAAGTTAATCCACATATGTATGCTCCAAATGAACTGTTTGCACAAGCCATGCTATATGATCCATTAGTGAGCTATGGAGAAGATGGTAAAATACAACCGGCACTCGCTGCCGAATGGGAAATGACTGCAGATGGTAAAAGTTATACTTTTACATTACGTGACGATGTAATGTATTCAGATGGTTCGAAGCTAACTGCAGAGAATGTAAAAAGAAATATTGATACCGTTGTGGAAAATAGTGCTGCACATAGCTGGCTAGAAGTTGTTGCGGTTATTGACAACGTGGAAATAGTCGATGAACGACAAGTTAAAATCAATTTAAAAGAACCTTATTATCCATTTTTACAAGAATTATCATTGATTCGTCCACTGCGTATGTTAGCAGATAGTGGTTTCCCAGCGAGTGGTACGACAAAAGATGGGATAGCAAAGCCGATTGGTTCAGGTCCGTGGATTTTAACTGACTATCAGCAAGATAGCTTTGCAGAGTTTACCCGAAACGAAAATTATTGGGGAGAAAAACCGAAGTTAAAAAAAGTAATCGTCAAAATTATTCCTGATGCACAAGCGCGGATGATGGCGCTAGAAAAAGGGGATATTGATTTAATTTTTGGTAGCGGGCAACTTGCACCTGCGGAATATCAAGCGTTACAAAAAACAGGAAAATATCAAACGATGATTTCGGAGCCATCTTCCACCAGAATTTTATCATTCAATACTACATATGGGGTGACGCAGGATAAAAATGTAAGACTTGCATTGCAACATGCCTTTGACCGACAAACAATGATTGATTATGTATTAGCCGGCCTAGAGCAAGAAGCCTATACATTATTTGCACCAGGTTTTCCATTTAGTGATATAAAGCTAGAACATTATACTTACAACATCGAGAAAGCGACGCAAATACTAGAGGAGGCAGGATGGGTGTTAGAAAGCGGTTCAACATTCCGCACAAAAAATGGGCAAACATTAACGTTAGTAATACCGTATAACAGCGGTGATCAAGTGCATAAGACCATTTTCGAATATTTACAAAGTGCATGGCGTGAAATAGGCGTAGACGTGCAGTTGATTGGAGAGGAAGATCAGCTTTTCAAAATGCGTAGTAAAACAGGTCAATACAACATAATCATGAATGATACATGGGGAGTACCCTATGATCCGCATATGTATATACGCACAATGACAGGTGACAAGCAAATCGGTTATTACGCGCAAAAAGGATTGGCCGTGTCAGAGCAACTAACAGCGAATATAGCGAAAGTAATTCGTTCAACAGATGAAGGACAACGGCGAGCATTGTACGAGTCCATCTTTCAAACTATTCATGAGGAAGCCATTTTCATGCCGTTATCGTACCGTACCAATTATTTAGTTGCGAATAATGCGTTAGCAAACTTGTCATTCTCAATGCAACAGTATGAAGTCCCTCTAAAAAATTTTGAGGTGAAGTAA
- a CDS encoding S-layer homology domain-containing protein, translating into MKGIFQKTMLITLLGASIACPMQASAYDEPTNYVHMKTENMTVYSAYGATISATEKNGVYSIKANIVNNRQPLEVVIFKNGQTGVLQQVFKKGITEPVAYRDEGDRVVATIHNNAELKFVHPEQLYFRDLTRATGSSYIQTLAERGIIRGRTPDYFGVNDALTRAQFSALLVRAFSFQQMPTKQFTDIDQKKSWYVGHVGALHSLGIINGKSPTIFDPNGKITRQQAILMLGRTLDAVDFVHEDEPTLPYEDSREFQGELLRHTQTLYAIGALDESATLRPNDYITRSQFAKMLAVTLQVAGRL; encoded by the coding sequence ATGAAAGGAATTTTTCAAAAAACAATGTTAATAACACTGTTGGGGGCGTCTATAGCTTGCCCGATGCAAGCATCTGCCTATGACGAACCGACGAATTACGTACATATGAAAACGGAAAATATGACAGTATATTCCGCTTATGGTGCGACCATTTCTGCAACTGAAAAAAATGGAGTTTATAGCATTAAGGCGAATATCGTCAATAATCGTCAACCACTTGAGGTTGTCATTTTTAAAAATGGTCAAACTGGCGTGCTACAACAAGTGTTTAAAAAAGGAATTACAGAGCCTGTTGCTTATCGCGATGAAGGGGACCGTGTTGTTGCAACCATTCATAATAATGCAGAGCTGAAATTTGTGCACCCTGAACAACTCTATTTCCGTGATCTAACAAGAGCAACAGGTAGTAGCTATATCCAAACTTTGGCGGAGCGCGGTATTATTCGAGGGCGCACACCTGATTATTTTGGTGTGAACGATGCTTTAACACGTGCACAGTTTAGTGCCTTGCTCGTTCGTGCATTTAGCTTCCAGCAGATGCCAACAAAACAGTTTACAGATATAGACCAAAAAAAATCGTGGTACGTTGGTCATGTAGGTGCCTTGCACTCGTTAGGTATTATAAATGGCAAATCGCCAACTATTTTTGATCCGAATGGCAAAATTACACGACAGCAGGCAATTTTAATGCTCGGGCGTACATTGGATGCTGTTGATTTTGTGCATGAAGATGAACCGACGTTACCCTATGAAGATAGTCGTGAATTCCAAGGAGAGCTACTGCGTCACACGCAAACACTCTATGCGATTGGCGCGCTAGACGAAAGTGCAACGCTGCGTCCAAACGACTATATAACTCGAAGTCAATTTGCGAAAATGCTAGCAGTAACTTTACAAGTTGCAGGCAGATTATAA
- a CDS encoding 50S ribosomal protein L25/general stress protein Ctc gives MSTILNATKRHKGQGSTLTKLRQSGAIPGVVYGYQMDPTSISLDARMFAKVLSEIGSKSVFQLDVEGKKINAVLNEVQRCALKGHVKHVDFKSINMSEELEVDIPVSVVGEAIGVKDGGFLLQPNRDIRIKVQPSEIPETIEIDVTNVAIGTSLYVGDIRQNYHFEILNEDDYTLVTITPPPAENVQEDETVDGTPEVIEATGQNTAEPRE, from the coding sequence ATGAGTACCATTTTAAATGCTACAAAACGTCATAAAGGACAAGGTTCAACACTAACAAAACTAAGACAAAGTGGTGCTATTCCAGGCGTTGTTTACGGTTATCAAATGGACCCGACGTCGATTTCACTTGACGCAAGAATGTTTGCGAAAGTATTAAGTGAAATCGGTAGTAAAAGTGTCTTTCAATTAGATGTGGAAGGCAAGAAAATAAATGCCGTGTTAAATGAAGTCCAGCGCTGTGCATTAAAAGGGCATGTGAAGCATGTTGACTTTAAATCAATCAATATGTCAGAGGAGCTAGAAGTCGATATTCCTGTTTCCGTTGTAGGGGAAGCGATAGGTGTAAAAGATGGCGGTTTCCTGTTACAACCAAATCGTGATATACGTATTAAAGTGCAACCATCCGAAATACCAGAAACGATAGAAATCGATGTAACCAATGTTGCTATTGGCACTTCGCTGTATGTGGGCGATATTCGTCAAAACTATCATTTTGAAATTTTAAATGAAGATGATTACACATTAGTGACCATTACACCACCACCAGCAGAAAATGTACAAGAAGATGAAACTGTAGATGGCACACCCGAAGTAATCGAAGCAACAGGGCAAAATACAGCCGAACCGAGAGAATAA
- a CDS encoding dipeptide/oligopeptide/nickel ABC transporter ATP-binding protein → MLMIQHVSKCYQQKGWFRIKERIQAVKNVTLTLRQGVCLAIVGESGSGKTTLGKLVLGIEQPDCGAILFDNLNVCTTVKASKKLLQKNIQVVFQDCQSAVNPKMKIKDIIAEPMELHLSLSKAERVKKIEQLLVQVGLASIDAYKYPHQLSGGQLQRVTIARAIATEPKLIVLDESINSLDLLVQISILKLLKQLQREKGFSYFFITHDLHAVQLFADEVAVMDKGEIVEYVSDITQIHNMTHPVSRRLLAARLPITCKHSSQPQGFDREEHVS, encoded by the coding sequence ATGTTAATGATACAACATGTTTCAAAATGCTATCAGCAAAAAGGCTGGTTTCGTATAAAAGAAAGGATACAGGCAGTAAAAAATGTTACATTAACACTTCGACAGGGTGTATGCTTAGCTATCGTCGGTGAAAGTGGTAGCGGGAAAACAACGCTTGGCAAGCTTGTATTAGGGATAGAACAACCAGATTGTGGCGCGATCCTATTTGATAACTTGAATGTGTGTACGACAGTGAAAGCATCAAAGAAACTGTTACAAAAAAATATACAAGTGGTTTTTCAAGATTGCCAAAGTGCGGTCAATCCGAAAATGAAAATAAAGGACATTATTGCGGAGCCAATGGAACTTCACCTATCACTATCGAAGGCAGAAAGAGTAAAGAAAATCGAACAGTTACTTGTACAAGTTGGATTAGCCTCAATTGATGCTTATAAATATCCGCATCAATTAAGTGGGGGACAATTACAGCGTGTGACGATAGCAAGAGCCATTGCAACCGAGCCTAAGTTAATTGTCCTTGATGAATCTATCAATAGCCTAGATTTACTTGTGCAGATAAGTATATTAAAACTACTGAAACAGTTACAGCGGGAAAAAGGGTTTAGTTACTTCTTCATTACACATGACCTACATGCAGTACAGTTATTTGCTGATGAAGTAGCTGTGATGGATAAAGGGGAAATTGTCGAATATGTAAGCGATATAACACAAATTCACAACATGACCCATCCAGTAAGTAGGCGACTATTAGCAGCAAGATTACCAATTACTTGTAAGCATTCTTCTCAACCGCAAGGATTTGATCGAGAGGAGCATGTTTCATGA
- a CDS encoding ABC transporter ATP-binding protein: protein MLEIQQLSIWIQTENGEKQVVRDASMMIPAGQTVGIVGESGSGKTMLCHAVMQLFRDSRRYNGDILFEGRSLLAMDEQEMRQLRGNDIALIMQNPIAMFNPMVTVGDHFVETMQAHTSVKKQQALKIAAQQLARFQLPDASILKKYPHELSGGMLQRIMIALAASLSPKLLLADEPTTALDTMTQLEILEELALYQQQTNTSMLIVSHDLGVIAKMADIIVVMRRGQIIEYGPTDCILMKPVHSYTQALLAAKDNKYSLEQLVDAWVGEVSGELYEHRQGHWVRQEETSC, encoded by the coding sequence ATGTTAGAAATACAACAACTTTCTATTTGGATACAAACCGAGAATGGGGAAAAGCAAGTCGTAAGAGATGCTAGTATGATGATTCCTGCTGGTCAAACAGTCGGTATAGTTGGAGAGAGTGGCAGTGGTAAAACCATGTTGTGTCATGCCGTTATGCAACTGTTTCGGGATTCTAGACGCTATAATGGTGATATTTTATTTGAAGGACGTTCATTATTAGCCATGGACGAGCAAGAAATGCGACAGCTTCGAGGTAATGATATTGCACTTATTATGCAAAATCCGATTGCTATGTTTAATCCTATGGTCACAGTTGGCGATCATTTCGTTGAAACGATGCAAGCACATACCTCTGTAAAAAAACAACAGGCACTAAAAATAGCCGCACAACAACTTGCGCGCTTTCAATTGCCAGATGCATCAATTTTGAAAAAATATCCACATGAATTAAGTGGTGGAATGCTCCAACGCATTATGATTGCCCTTGCAGCGAGTCTTAGCCCGAAGCTCTTATTAGCCGATGAACCAACGACAGCTCTGGATACGATGACACAACTTGAGATTTTAGAGGAATTAGCATTATATCAACAACAAACAAATACAAGTATGCTAATTGTCTCACATGATTTAGGTGTGATTGCCAAAATGGCGGATATCATCGTCGTCATGCGCCGAGGGCAAATTATTGAATATGGTCCTACTGACTGTATTTTAATGAAGCCTGTTCATTCCTATACACAAGCACTATTAGCTGCGAAAGATAATAAATACTCGCTCGAACAGTTAGTGGATGCATGGGTGGGAGAAGTAAGCGGTGAATTATATGAACATAGGCAAGGTCACTGGGTAAGACAGGAGGAAACCTCATGTTAA
- a CDS encoding MFS transporter, translated as MRYRPLSGRMLQMYGLAMFFFTANAVLTVIFPIQAAAGGFKESQIGVMMAMYMLVCMFLRPFAGQMIAQHSPYAIMKWLLLAHAIALLIYVVFGIDSLYIVRVLQGVITAFFSMAMQLGIADVLQDEDRGQGMSMYSLSTVMPAIYGPAVALLLWSQFELHYLLAFIVFLAIAPLFCFIRSPLPKTKAAKQRISLNDMLYALKRTKQHKGLMVSAIVMAIGAAVFGAISTFVPLYMLTECIANPALYLFLQAIVVVGSRFLFRQSIPSDGKWHPMFISLVLISSMLGTTFLAMLPMLGSFVYMSAIFNGLASAMLYPTVTTYMSFAVPKEARYTLLGLYLATYDLGFGAGSFFMGFVVQFTSYAIMFMTCTLIAGIALIIVVIKREMTGKYEHLIVTKS; from the coding sequence ATGAGGTATCGTCCATTATCGGGCCGCATGCTCCAAATGTATGGACTCGCTATGTTTTTCTTTACGGCAAACGCAGTATTAACGGTTATTTTTCCTATTCAGGCTGCAGCGGGAGGCTTTAAAGAAAGTCAAATTGGTGTCATGATGGCGATGTATATGCTTGTCTGTATGTTTTTACGTCCATTTGCTGGGCAGATGATAGCACAACATAGTCCATATGCAATTATGAAATGGCTATTACTAGCCCACGCGATAGCACTACTTATTTATGTCGTATTTGGCATTGATAGTCTCTATATTGTGCGGGTACTACAAGGTGTCATCACAGCCTTTTTCTCGATGGCCATGCAACTTGGCATTGCAGATGTTTTACAAGATGAAGACCGTGGGCAGGGGATGTCGATGTATTCCTTATCCACCGTAATGCCTGCAATTTATGGGCCGGCAGTAGCATTGTTACTTTGGAGCCAGTTTGAACTGCATTATTTACTGGCATTTATTGTCTTTTTAGCAATCGCACCATTATTTTGCTTTATTCGTTCGCCTTTACCGAAAACAAAAGCAGCAAAACAACGGATTTCACTTAACGATATGCTTTATGCTTTAAAGCGTACGAAACAGCATAAAGGGCTAATGGTATCAGCTATTGTCATGGCAATAGGCGCTGCCGTATTTGGAGCTATTTCCACTTTTGTACCACTTTATATGTTAACTGAATGTATTGCCAATCCAGCGCTGTATTTATTTTTACAGGCGATTGTCGTTGTCGGTAGCCGTTTTTTATTCCGCCAATCTATCCCTTCTGATGGTAAATGGCATCCAATGTTTATCTCTTTAGTATTAATCAGCTCAATGCTCGGTACGACATTCCTTGCCATGTTACCCATGCTTGGTTCATTCGTTTATATGTCCGCAATCTTTAATGGCTTAGCATCAGCAATGCTCTATCCAACGGTTACTACATATATGTCCTTTGCTGTACCAAAGGAAGCTCGCTACACATTGCTAGGGCTCTATTTAGCTACATATGATTTAGGTTTTGGGGCAGGAAGCTTTTTCATGGGCTTCGTTGTGCAATTCACTTCCTATGCCATAATGTTTATGACGTGCACACTGATAGCAGGAATAGCACTAATAATTGTTGTGATTAAACGTGAAATGACGGGAAAGTACGAGCATCTAATCGTGACAAAGAGCTAA